A genomic segment from Chitinivorax sp. PXF-14 encodes:
- a CDS encoding recombinase family protein codes for PGLASCLKALREGDTLVVWKLDRLGRDLRHLINTVHDLTGRGIGLKVLTGHGAAIDTTTAAGKLVFGIFA; via the coding sequence CCTGGCCTGGCAAGCTGTCTGAAGGCGCTGCGCGAAGGGGATACGCTGGTGGTGTGGAAACTGGACCGACTAGGGCGCGATCTGCGGCACCTGATCAACACCGTCCACGATCTGACCGGGCGTGGCATCGGCCTCAAGGTGCTGACCGGACACGGTGCGGCCATCGACACCACGACCGCCGCCGGCAAGCTGGTCTTCGGCATCTTCGC